The Prevotella melaninogenica genome has a segment encoding these proteins:
- the dinB gene encoding DNA polymerase IV: MRKIIHIDMDAFFASVEQRDNPELRGKPIAVGFDGPRGVVSTASYEARPFGVHSAMSMAQAKRRCPQLIVVSSHFDRYKEVSRQIHAVFHEYTDLVEPISLDEAFLDVSENKKGIELAVDIAKEIKQKIFERTSLTASAGISYNKLLAKIASDMHKPNGIFTVHPDRALDFIGKLPIEKLWGVGPKTAERMHSMGVFTGEQLREISREHLVQVFGKMGNVYYDFSRGIDNRPVIVAYERKSVGCERTFLEDLHIESKIIIELYHITLELVDRIKTKDFKGRTLTLKLKWDATTQITRSLTQDKILRTKDDILPLAKLLLKDTDYHNRPIRLMGLSVSSPEMNEKEGQIRPQWIEGLLPFEEKDFVT; encoded by the coding sequence ATGCGTAAAATTATTCATATTGACATGGATGCTTTCTTTGCTTCGGTTGAGCAAAGGGACAATCCAGAACTGAGAGGGAAGCCTATCGCTGTCGGTTTCGATGGTCCACGTGGCGTGGTGTCGACTGCCAGCTACGAGGCTCGTCCCTTTGGCGTTCATTCTGCCATGTCAATGGCGCAGGCGAAAAGGCGTTGTCCGCAACTGATCGTTGTCTCTTCACATTTCGATAGATACAAAGAAGTGTCACGACAGATTCATGCTGTCTTTCATGAATACACCGATTTGGTTGAGCCAATCTCATTGGATGAGGCGTTCCTTGATGTTTCTGAGAATAAAAAAGGAATAGAACTGGCTGTTGATATAGCGAAAGAAATCAAGCAAAAGATATTCGAGCGCACCTCGCTAACTGCCTCTGCAGGAATAAGCTACAACAAACTGTTGGCTAAGATAGCCTCTGATATGCACAAGCCAAATGGAATCTTCACGGTACATCCCGACCGTGCGCTTGACTTTATAGGTAAACTCCCCATTGAGAAGCTATGGGGCGTTGGCCCAAAGACGGCTGAACGAATGCACAGTATGGGTGTCTTTACGGGTGAACAACTACGAGAAATATCGCGAGAACACCTTGTGCAGGTATTTGGGAAAATGGGTAATGTCTACTATGATTTCTCACGTGGCATTGACAATCGTCCTGTCATCGTTGCCTATGAGCGTAAGTCTGTGGGCTGTGAGCGCACTTTTCTTGAAGATTTACATATCGAATCGAAGATTATCATCGAACTCTATCACATCACTTTAGAATTAGTTGATCGAATCAAGACGAAAGATTTTAAGGGTAGAACGCTCACGCTAAAACTGAAGTGGGATGCTACAACGCAGATAACGCGTAGTCTTACACAGGATAAAATCCTCCGAACGAAAGATGATATCCTTCCTCTTGCCAAGCTATTATTAAAAGACACGGACTATCACAACCGTCCTATCCGCTTGATGGGACTCTCTGTTTCTTCGCCCGAAATGAATGAAAAAGAAGGACAAATACGCCCTCAATGGATAGAAGGATTGCTTCCTTTTGAAGAAAAAGACTTTGTTACGTAA
- the pyk gene encoding pyruvate kinase gives MKQTKIVCSISDRRCDVDFLRKLFFSGMNVVRMNTAHASPEGIKEIIRNTRAVSQHVALLIDTKGPEVRTTAVAEPIQYKVGDMVKIFGRPDVDSTKDIINVSYPDFARDVKVGDHVLFDDGALDMVIVESAGPMLVAQVQNEGELGSRKSVNVPGEHIELPALTEKDKANILLAIEEDIDFIAHSFVRSAADVREVQKILDEHNSDIKIISKIENQEGVDNIDEIIDASYGIMIARGDLGIEVPIEQIPGIQRSIINKCILKKKPVIVATQMLHTMINNPRPTRAEVTDIANAIYSHTDALMLSGETASGKYPVEAVQTMARIAEAAEQDAHKRGHVTVPMVNQNDQREFLSRSAIEATEQLGVKGIITDSETGQTARNLAAFRGPHPVLAICYKDKVQRWLNLSYGVIAVYQHRYKSNEEMFTAALRMLRQKGYIELEDKIAYLSGTFGEGGGTTFLEINKVGDVFARKYRFHLPEEVNTSEEGE, from the coding sequence ATGAAACAGACAAAGATAGTATGTTCTATTAGCGACCGTCGCTGTGATGTTGACTTCCTAAGAAAGCTTTTCTTCTCAGGTATGAATGTCGTACGTATGAATACGGCACATGCAAGTCCTGAAGGTATTAAGGAGATTATTCGCAATACACGTGCTGTGTCTCAGCACGTAGCTTTGCTGATTGATACCAAGGGACCAGAGGTGAGAACCACCGCTGTGGCTGAGCCTATCCAGTATAAGGTGGGCGATATGGTTAAGATTTTCGGTCGTCCTGATGTTGATTCAACAAAGGATATTATCAATGTTTCTTACCCTGACTTCGCTCGTGATGTGAAGGTTGGCGACCACGTTCTCTTTGATGACGGTGCATTGGATATGGTAATCGTTGAGAGTGCAGGTCCAATGTTAGTCGCACAGGTGCAGAATGAAGGTGAGCTTGGCTCACGCAAGAGTGTGAATGTACCTGGTGAACATATTGAACTTCCAGCCTTAACAGAGAAGGATAAGGCTAATATTTTGTTGGCAATAGAGGAGGATATCGACTTCATCGCTCACTCTTTCGTTCGTTCAGCAGCTGATGTTCGTGAGGTTCAGAAGATTCTTGACGAGCATAACTCTGATATTAAGATTATCTCAAAGATTGAGAATCAAGAGGGTGTGGATAACATCGACGAGATTATCGATGCTTCATACGGTATCATGATTGCACGTGGTGACTTGGGTATTGAGGTGCCTATCGAGCAGATTCCTGGTATTCAGCGTAGCATTATCAATAAGTGTATCTTGAAGAAGAAGCCTGTTATCGTCGCTACTCAGATGTTGCACACGATGATTAACAATCCTCGTCCTACGCGTGCTGAGGTTACTGACATTGCGAATGCTATCTATAGCCACACCGATGCGTTGATGTTGAGTGGTGAGACAGCAAGCGGTAAGTATCCTGTTGAGGCTGTACAGACAATGGCTCGTATTGCTGAAGCAGCTGAGCAGGATGCACATAAGCGTGGACATGTAACTGTTCCGATGGTCAACCAGAATGATCAGCGTGAGTTCTTGTCAAGAAGTGCTATCGAGGCTACAGAGCAGTTGGGTGTAAAGGGTATCATTACCGATAGCGAGACAGGTCAGACTGCTCGTAATCTTGCTGCTTTCCGTGGTCCACACCCAGTGTTGGCTATCTGCTACAAGGATAAGGTACAGCGTTGGTTGAACCTTAGCTACGGTGTTATTGCGGTTTATCAGCATCGCTATAAGTCAAATGAGGAGATGTTTACAGCTGCTTTGCGTATGCTTCGTCAGAAGGGTTACATTGAGTTAGAGGATAAGATTGCTTACCTTTCTGGTACGTTTGGGGAGGGTGGTGGCACTACCTTCCTTGAGATTAACAAGGTGGGTGATGTCTTTGCACGCAAGTATCGCTTCCATCTCCCTGAAGAGGTGAACACGAGTGAGGAAGGGGAATAA
- the rpiB gene encoding ribose 5-phosphate isomerase B — protein sequence MEIKTVGVACDHAGYPLKQFVIQYLEEHKYAYKDFGCNSDLSCDYPDYAHPLAEAIESGEVYPGIAICGSGEGMAIALNKHQGVRAGLVWNKDVAELTRQHNDANVAVLPGRFIDNKTAEKILDAFFKASFEGGRHERRVKKIPVQQG from the coding sequence ATGGAAATTAAGACAGTAGGAGTTGCCTGCGACCACGCGGGCTATCCATTAAAGCAGTTCGTTATCCAGTATTTGGAAGAGCACAAGTATGCATATAAGGACTTTGGCTGTAATAGCGACTTAAGTTGCGACTATCCTGACTATGCTCACCCATTGGCTGAAGCCATTGAGAGTGGTGAAGTTTATCCTGGTATTGCTATCTGTGGTAGCGGTGAGGGTATGGCAATTGCACTTAACAAGCACCAAGGTGTACGCGCAGGTTTGGTATGGAACAAGGACGTTGCAGAGTTGACTCGTCAACATAATGATGCAAATGTTGCTGTACTTCCTGGCAGATTTATCGATAATAAGACAGCAGAAAAGATTCTCGATGCGTTCTTCAAAGCAAGCTTCGAGGGTGGCAGACACGAGCGTCGTGTTAAGAAGATTCCTGTGCAACAGGGCTAA
- a CDS encoding transketolase family protein translates to MNDKHLMDQAADNIRILAVSMVEKAKSGHPGGAMGGADFINVLFSEFLVFDPDQPEWTGRDRFYLDPGHMSPMLYAALTLQRKFTIDDIKQFRQWGSITPGHPERDIAHGIENSSGPLGQGHAYAAGAAVAEKFLQARLGHTMMQHKIYAFISDGGVQEGISAEVGRLAGNLGLNNLIMFYDANNIQLSTECGAVMDEDTGMKYRAWGWNVLEIDGNDPDAIREALVAANKEESRPTLIIGRTVMAKGALQADGSSYENSIKTHGAPLGGDAYRNTVKNLGGDLEDPFKIFPEVQKLYDDRAAELRKIVAERHAAEAQWEKENPEKAAQMREWFSGKAPKIDWSGLVQKRDIPTRNGSAACLGVIAEQVPNMIVSSADLSNSDKTDGFLNKTHALTRDDFSGAFFQAGVSELAMACMCIGMMLHGGVITAMGTFFVFSDYMKPAIRMAALMKTPVKFVWSHDAFRVGEDGPTHEPVEQEAQIRLMEKLQNHAGQDSVRVLRPADSDAATVCWQMAMENMDTPTALIFSRQNVKSLPEGTDYQQTRKGAYIVTGSDEQFDVILVASGSEVSTCVAGAELLRKDGVKVRVVSAPSEGLFRRQSKEYQEQILPRDAKIFGLTAGLPVTIEGLVGANGKVFGLNSFGFSAPYTVLDEKLGFTPENVYKQVKEFLA, encoded by the coding sequence ATGAATGACAAGCATTTGATGGACCAAGCAGCGGATAACATCAGAATTCTCGCAGTGTCAATGGTTGAAAAAGCTAAATCAGGACACCCTGGTGGCGCTATGGGCGGTGCCGACTTTATCAACGTTCTCTTCTCTGAATTTCTCGTCTTTGACCCAGATCAACCTGAGTGGACAGGACGTGACCGTTTCTATCTCGACCCAGGTCACATGTCACCAATGCTCTATGCAGCGTTAACACTCCAGAGAAAGTTCACAATTGACGATATAAAGCAATTCCGCCAGTGGGGTTCAATCACACCAGGTCATCCTGAGAGAGACATCGCACATGGCATTGAGAACTCTTCTGGTCCACTTGGACAAGGCCATGCCTACGCTGCCGGTGCAGCAGTTGCTGAGAAATTCCTTCAAGCACGACTTGGTCATACCATGATGCAACACAAGATTTATGCCTTTATCTCTGACGGTGGTGTCCAAGAAGGTATTAGTGCAGAGGTAGGACGATTGGCAGGAAACTTAGGACTCAACAATCTTATTATGTTCTATGACGCTAATAACATTCAGCTTTCTACTGAGTGTGGAGCGGTTATGGACGAAGATACTGGCATGAAATATCGTGCTTGGGGATGGAATGTGTTGGAGATTGATGGCAATGATCCAGACGCTATCCGTGAAGCACTTGTAGCTGCTAATAAGGAAGAAAGCCGCCCTACGCTTATCATCGGTAGGACTGTTATGGCGAAAGGAGCATTGCAGGCTGACGGTAGTAGCTACGAAAACAGCATTAAAACACATGGCGCACCATTGGGTGGTGATGCTTATAGAAATACAGTAAAGAATCTTGGTGGTGACTTAGAAGACCCATTCAAGATTTTCCCAGAGGTTCAGAAGCTTTATGATGACCGTGCAGCAGAACTCAGAAAGATTGTTGCTGAACGTCATGCAGCTGAAGCACAATGGGAGAAAGAGAACCCTGAGAAGGCAGCACAGATGCGTGAGTGGTTCTCTGGCAAGGCTCCAAAGATTGACTGGAGTGGACTTGTACAGAAGCGCGACATTCCTACACGTAATGGTTCTGCAGCTTGTCTCGGTGTTATCGCAGAACAGGTTCCTAACATGATCGTATCATCAGCCGACCTCAGCAACTCTGATAAGACAGATGGTTTCCTTAACAAGACACACGCGCTCACACGTGATGACTTCAGCGGAGCCTTCTTCCAGGCAGGTGTTAGCGAGTTGGCAATGGCATGTATGTGTATCGGTATGATGCTTCATGGTGGTGTCATCACTGCTATGGGAACCTTCTTCGTGTTCTCAGACTATATGAAACCAGCTATTCGTATGGCTGCTCTCATGAAGACTCCAGTCAAGTTTGTATGGAGTCATGACGCTTTCCGCGTTGGTGAGGATGGTCCTACACACGAGCCAGTAGAGCAAGAAGCACAGATTCGATTGATGGAGAAGTTGCAAAACCACGCTGGACAGGATTCTGTTCGTGTGCTTCGTCCTGCCGATAGTGATGCTGCAACCGTTTGCTGGCAGATGGCTATGGAGAACATGGATACGCCAACAGCACTCATCTTCTCACGTCAGAATGTGAAGAGTTTGCCAGAGGGAACAGACTATCAGCAGACCCGTAAGGGTGCATACATCGTAACAGGCTCTGACGAGCAGTTTGATGTCATCCTCGTTGCAAGCGGTTCTGAGGTTTCTACCTGCGTTGCTGGAGCTGAGTTGTTGCGTAAGGACGGAGTGAAGGTACGTGTCGTAAGCGCACCATCAGAGGGTCTTTTCCGCCGTCAGAGTAAGGAGTATCAGGAGCAGATTCTGCCAAGAGACGCTAAGATCTTCGGTCTTACAGCAGGTTTGCCAGTGACGATCGAGGGCTTGGTTGGTGCCAATGGAAAGGTATTCGGCCTTAACAGCTTCGGTTTCTCAGCACCTTACACAGTCTTGGATGAGAAGTTAGGCTTCACTCCAGAGAATGTATATAAGCAAGTAAAAGAGTTTTTAGCATAA
- a CDS encoding NUDIX hydrolase: protein MNKYYKGEPKLLVSVDCIVLGFENKKLQLLVGKRKVEPYSGKLSLYGGFVRENESLKEAANRVLFQCTGINNIYMRQVGAFGETDRDPGDRVISIAYCALINVSDYDNKLLEENDLQWVDINKLPELYGDHIEMVQIALSQLRKLINKDPLGFNLLPELFTLTQLQNVHEAIMGVEIDKRNFRKRIKQIDFIEKTKYIDKITSKRGAALYRINKQAYSDASL, encoded by the coding sequence ATGAATAAATACTACAAAGGTGAACCCAAACTATTAGTTTCGGTCGACTGCATCGTACTCGGGTTCGAAAACAAAAAGCTACAGTTACTCGTTGGTAAGCGTAAGGTTGAACCATACAGCGGCAAACTATCTCTCTACGGTGGATTCGTTAGAGAGAATGAGAGTTTGAAAGAGGCTGCCAACAGAGTTCTTTTCCAATGTACGGGCATCAATAACATCTATATGCGACAGGTGGGAGCCTTCGGTGAGACTGATCGTGACCCTGGTGATCGCGTTATTTCAATCGCTTATTGCGCCCTCATCAATGTGTCTGACTACGATAATAAGTTATTGGAAGAGAATGACCTACAGTGGGTTGACATCAACAAATTACCAGAGCTATATGGTGACCACATCGAAATGGTACAGATAGCATTGAGCCAACTCCGCAAACTCATCAATAAAGATCCACTCGGTTTCAACCTTCTCCCAGAACTCTTCACGCTCACACAGCTTCAGAATGTCCACGAAGCGATTATGGGTGTTGAGATTGACAAGCGCAACTTCCGTAAGCGTATCAAGCAAATCGACTTCATTGAGAAGACAAAGTATATTGATAAGATAACCAGCAAACGTGGTGCAGCATTGTATCGTATCAACAAACAAGCTTATTCAGACGCCTCACTATAA
- the galK gene encoding galactokinase — translation MDIEFVRSRFIKHFDGQTGNIYFSPGRINLIGEHTDYNGGFVFPGAVDKGIMAEVRPNGTNTVMCYSIDLKDRVEFKVDDPEGPRATWARFIYGMVQEFKALGVDVKGFNIAFAGDVPLGAGMSSSAAMESCFGCALNDLFADNKISKWDIALAGQATEHKYIGVNCGIMDQFASVFGQEGKLMRLDCRSREFEYFPFNPQGYKLVLVNSKVKHELVGSPYNDRRRSCENVVAAIAKQFPEKKYETLRDANWDELEAVKDKVSAEDYQRAHFVLGEKERVLAVCDALVAGDYETVGQKMYETHHGLSKEYEVSCEELDFLNDVAKENGVTGSRIMGGGFGGCTINLVKDELYDKFIADVTEKFTAKYGHAPEVYPVVISEGSHKVC, via the coding sequence ATGGACATAGAATTCGTAAGAAGCCGTTTTATTAAGCATTTCGACGGTCAGACTGGAAACATTTATTTCTCACCAGGACGTATTAACCTTATTGGCGAACACACTGATTATAATGGTGGTTTCGTATTCCCAGGTGCAGTAGACAAGGGCATTATGGCAGAGGTTCGTCCTAATGGTACAAACACTGTTATGTGCTACTCTATCGACCTTAAGGACCGTGTAGAGTTCAAAGTTGACGACCCAGAGGGTCCACGCGCTACATGGGCACGCTTCATTTATGGTATGGTACAGGAGTTCAAAGCACTTGGTGTTGACGTAAAGGGTTTCAACATTGCCTTTGCTGGTGACGTTCCTCTCGGTGCAGGTATGAGTTCATCTGCTGCTATGGAGAGCTGTTTCGGATGCGCATTGAACGACTTGTTTGCTGATAATAAGATATCAAAGTGGGACATCGCACTCGCTGGTCAGGCTACAGAACATAAGTATATTGGTGTGAACTGTGGTATCATGGACCAGTTTGCAAGCGTCTTCGGTCAGGAAGGTAAGCTGATGCGCCTTGACTGCCGCAGCCGTGAATTCGAGTATTTCCCATTCAATCCACAGGGTTATAAGCTCGTTCTTGTCAACTCAAAGGTGAAGCACGAACTTGTTGGTAGCCCATATAACGATCGTCGCAGAAGCTGTGAGAACGTTGTTGCAGCTATCGCTAAGCAGTTCCCAGAGAAGAAGTACGAGACATTGCGTGATGCTAACTGGGACGAGTTAGAGGCTGTTAAAGACAAGGTTAGTGCTGAAGACTACCAGCGTGCACACTTCGTTCTCGGTGAGAAGGAGCGCGTACTCGCTGTTTGTGACGCACTTGTTGCTGGTGACTATGAGACAGTTGGTCAGAAGATGTATGAAACACATCACGGACTTAGCAAGGAATATGAGGTAAGCTGCGAAGAACTCGACTTCCTCAACGACGTTGCTAAGGAGAATGGCGTAACTGGTTCCCGCATCATGGGTGGTGGCTTCGGTGGTTGTACCATCAATCTCGTTAAGGATGAGTTGTATGACAAGTTCATTGCTGACGTAACAGAGAAGTTCACAGCAAAGTATGGTCATGCCCCAGAAGTCTATCCAGTGGTTATCAGTGAAGGCTCTCACAAGGTTTGCTAA
- a CDS encoding MFS transporter — MENQTNKKGTLVAIITMMFLFAMISFVTNMAAPFGTIWKQHYEWAGMMGNMMNFLAYLFMGIPAGMMITKYGYKKTALVALALGFIGIAIQYGSSRMDGNEIGTYVVYLVGAFVCGFCVCILNTVVNPMLNLLGGGGNRGNQLIQTGGSLNSLAATLTPMLAGSMIGEITKETSLKAVTPLLLIALVIFAASFVIVWFTQLTEPETEKTDVVGGVKEALRYRQLLLGIIAIFFYVGVEVGIPGQLLFYLSEPVANGGVLGSAATAGLIAGVYWMLMLVGRFVSAFISGKVSSRMQLTVTSAVALLLLLVAIFMPEDVKMSLSIPNLAESTFDKVEVPTKVLFIILCGICTSVMWGVIFNLATEGLGKYTATASGLFMTMVVVGGVMPLIQNLMATKVGDIQSYWLIVGMLAYMLFYALVGSHPSKKA; from the coding sequence ATGGAAAATCAAACTAACAAGAAAGGAACCTTGGTGGCTATTATCACCATGATGTTCTTATTTGCGATGATCTCTTTCGTAACCAACATGGCGGCACCATTTGGTACAATATGGAAGCAGCACTATGAGTGGGCTGGTATGATGGGTAACATGATGAACTTCTTGGCTTACCTCTTCATGGGTATTCCAGCAGGTATGATGATTACAAAATACGGATATAAGAAGACAGCTCTTGTTGCTTTGGCACTTGGTTTCATCGGTATTGCCATCCAATATGGTTCAAGTAGAATGGACGGAAACGAAATCGGCACATACGTAGTTTACCTTGTTGGTGCCTTCGTTTGCGGTTTCTGTGTTTGTATCTTGAACACCGTTGTAAACCCAATGTTGAACCTTCTTGGCGGTGGTGGTAACCGTGGTAACCAGCTGATTCAGACGGGTGGTTCGTTGAACTCACTCGCAGCGACGCTGACTCCAATGCTCGCAGGTTCTATGATTGGTGAGATTACAAAGGAAACATCACTCAAGGCAGTAACTCCATTGTTGTTGATTGCGTTAGTTATCTTTGCAGCTTCATTCGTTATCGTTTGGTTTACACAGTTAACTGAGCCAGAGACAGAGAAGACAGACGTTGTTGGTGGTGTCAAGGAGGCTTTGCGTTATCGTCAGTTATTGCTCGGTATCATTGCTATCTTCTTCTACGTAGGCGTTGAGGTTGGTATTCCAGGTCAGCTCTTGTTCTACCTCAGTGAGCCAGTTGCAAACGGCGGTGTACTTGGTAGTGCAGCAACAGCAGGTTTGATTGCAGGTGTTTATTGGATGTTGATGCTCGTAGGTCGCTTCGTTAGTGCCTTCATCAGCGGTAAGGTATCATCTCGTATGCAGTTGACCGTAACCTCAGCAGTAGCCCTCCTCCTCTTGCTTGTTGCTATCTTCATGCCAGAGGATGTAAAGATGAGTCTTTCAATTCCTAACCTTGCAGAGAGCACATTCGACAAGGTTGAGGTCCCAACAAAGGTATTGTTCATCATCCTTTGTGGTATCTGTACATCAGTTATGTGGGGTGTAATCTTCAACCTCGCTACCGAAGGCCTTGGTAAATACACAGCGACAGCTTCTGGTCTCTTCATGACTATGGTTGTTGTTGGTGGTGTAATGCCATTGATTCAGAACCTCATGGCAACAAAGGTAGGCGACATCCAGAGCTACTGGCTCATCGTTGGTATGTTGGCTTACATGCTCTTCTACGCTTTAGTAGGCTCACATCCTTCAAAGAAGGCTTAA
- a CDS encoding aldose epimerase family protein, with product MVNTEETHYACGLKKEDFQTTIDGKKTDLYVLRNAKGNEVAVTNYGGAIVAIMVPDKEGKLANIIQGHDNIQEVISSPEPYLSTLIGRYGNRIAKGRFQLNGKEYKLAINNGPNSLHGGKEGFNAKVWDAVQVNDHAVVLKYISSYGEEGYTGEVEVWVAYSFSDNDELIIKYSAKTNKKTIINLTSHGFFSLAGIANPTPTIDDLECQINADFYLPIDETSIPTGEILKVAGTPFDFREPKPVGQDIDADNEQIKNGAGYDHCFVLNKKEEGELSFAARIKEPKSGRTMEVYTTEPGVQVYTHNWADGYKGQHGATFPRRSAICFEAQHFPDSPNHPYFPSVILEPCKEYTQRTIYKFGVEK from the coding sequence ATGGTAAATACCGAAGAGACACACTACGCGTGTGGACTGAAAAAGGAAGACTTCCAGACGACAATAGACGGTAAGAAAACCGATCTTTATGTACTCAGAAATGCCAAGGGCAATGAGGTTGCAGTCACTAATTACGGTGGTGCAATTGTTGCTATTATGGTTCCTGACAAAGAAGGTAAATTAGCAAATATCATTCAAGGACATGACAATATACAAGAGGTTATCTCCTCACCAGAACCTTATCTTTCAACACTTATTGGCCGTTATGGCAACCGTATTGCTAAAGGTCGTTTCCAGTTGAACGGAAAGGAGTATAAACTTGCTATTAATAATGGTCCTAACTCTCTGCATGGAGGTAAGGAGGGCTTTAACGCAAAGGTATGGGATGCAGTACAAGTTAACGACCACGCCGTTGTTTTGAAGTACATTTCTTCTTATGGAGAGGAAGGCTATACAGGCGAAGTTGAAGTCTGGGTAGCTTATTCATTCTCTGATAACGACGAACTCATTATCAAGTATTCTGCAAAGACAAACAAGAAGACGATTATCAATCTTACCAGTCATGGTTTCTTCTCTTTGGCAGGTATTGCTAATCCTACACCAACAATTGACGACTTAGAATGCCAGATAAACGCAGACTTCTATCTTCCTATTGACGAAACATCCATCCCAACAGGTGAGATTTTGAAGGTAGCTGGTACTCCATTCGACTTCCGTGAGCCAAAGCCAGTGGGTCAGGATATCGACGCTGACAACGAACAGATTAAGAATGGCGCAGGTTACGACCACTGTTTCGTACTGAATAAGAAGGAAGAAGGCGAGCTATCATTTGCTGCACGCATCAAAGAACCAAAGAGTGGTAGAACAATGGAAGTGTATACAACAGAGCCAGGCGTTCAGGTATACACCCATAACTGGGCTGACGGCTATAAGGGACAGCATGGTGCAACCTTCCCACGTCGCAGTGCTATCTGCTTCGAGGCACAGCACTTCCCAGACAGTCCAAACCATCCTTATTTCCCTTCAGTCATCTTAGAGCCATGTAAGGAGTACACACAGAGAACGATTTATAAGTTCGGTGTAGAGAAATAA